tcctctggTTTCAGGGAAGCCAGTAAGGAGTGTCCAAATGTGCGTGATCTTCCAAAACACTGAATTGGAAACCCAGTGTGTGACTCACTTGACTTTTTTGGTTATTAAGCACCTTTTGTAAGGTTTGTAAGGACCTTTTTCAAGTGACAATTTTGactgtaaaagcaaaaatcacaGTGGTGGAAGAAGATAGACATGAGTAGGAAAAAAATTGCAGTTAGAATGGAATTTACTTCTACTCTGAATAtgtaatttacatatttaaaattttcttagttCCATTTTAATTATTCTGTGTTCATTAGGGTAACAAATTCATAAAATGTGATCTCTTTGCTTGCCAGCGAGGGGCATAAAGTATGGAATTGCTCATCCTTTGTCCCAACAATGAATTGCTACAGAGCAGTCATAAATGAAAATTCTTTTCCTGCCCACGGCCTTCATTAATGCACCAGAAGCACTGTCCTTATTTAACCACCTGCTGCCCTGATTTCCCATATACTAACTGCTCTACAACATCTGATCACGTGTAAGAGGTAAATATTCCTTACTTAGAAGCAGAATCTTTGAACTCAGGATTACAGGGGAAAAGTAATATAGCCTAATCAAATCTTTCTAGAATAAGGTTGAATATgtgaattcctttaaaaaaaaaatactaaatctCTCCCTTGGGGATTATAAAGCAAGCTTCTTCACAGGCCTTCAGTTTCCCAATCATTGTTGGTACATAAGGTAATTTTAGGTGAATGTGACCATGTTTATTCTCAGGCATGCTTTTATTTTACTATACAATTAGAAACATATCTAGCAAAATGGTAATTATACAAAGttccttatttttaatgtaagtaaAAAGTGAGccaatttaaagaaaatgcaaactaaataaTAGTATAGATAATATGCAGATATGGCAAAAAATTGTGAGGATGTTGTGCCAAAGAAACATGAGGATGTGGAAATCAGAAATAcagatgtacagcaaaaattGCACAAACGTGCAAGAGGGGAATTTGGAGATAAAAGAACCTGGAAACGGGGGAATATGAAAATCAGACCTATTTAAATTAACCTACTTAAATTATGCATATTACAAATTCAGATTTTTCTCTGTTAAAATCTACATATCTACTGCAGTGGTTCTCCACGAATCATCCACCGAGACACGCACCACGGCTCTTCCGTGTGCCAGGCATGCTTGTGGAGGCGCACAACGCCCTGCCTGATCTCTAGCTCCCCCTCTCGCCACCCCTCCAGGAAGTATTTGGAAGACAGACAAACTGGAAGTAGGAGAATAAGAATAAGCTTTACTCCACTCTTAATTCATTTTTagtaaattatttacttataggcactttttttaaagttaacttaaaaaaacCTTTTACTCACAAAGGGTTTGCAGCACACCAGTGATGGATTGCCACGTGCCAGTGTCAGTATACCAGAGAAACGGTGGTCTCACAACTGGTTTTGGTCTCACATATCATGTGTAGTGCTTGTTGGGGAATTTGTGCTTTGGGGGCTGTTTTCCTCTCACCTAACGATATCCTCTTCTCTGTTTAACACCTATAGGCTGTAGGGCGGGAACTGCTGCTCCATTTAATTGAATATCTCGTAACCAGCGATGGAAGAGACCCTGAAATCACAAATCTAATTAATAGTACCCGGATACACATCATGCCTTCAATGAACCCAGATGGATTCGAAGCTGTTCTAAAGCCTGACTGTTTTTACAATAAGGGAAGGTAAGCACGGGCTAGTCTATCTTTATTTAAAACTACAAAAGCATAAAAAGCCCCCCATCAGATCAGACCCCTTCGCCCTGTAAAGAGAAGTTAGCGAACCATTTCATAACCTGTGTCATGTCACTGCTGTTCTGGAAACTTTTCAGGGCTGCCCATTGCTTTGACTTTGAGAAGTAAAATCCTGAGCAAGGCTGCTTTACCCCTGCGCCTGCCTCACTGCTCCGGCTTCATTGCCTGTTCCCCCGCACTCACCCTGCCGCAGACCTCCCTTCGCCTTCTGCAACCGCCAGCTGCCTTCTCACCCCTGGCATTTCCCACACCTTCCCCTGCACCCTGTTTCAACAGCATTTCCTCAAAGCCTCCTTCCCTAACCTATCAGATATTAGAGCCCCAATTATTCTCACATCACCTGGCACTTTACCCTCATAGCACAATCTTTAATGTCTCATTTCTTGTTTAATATCTACCTGAGGGCAGGAATGCTGCCCGTGTGTTCATCCCTGTTAAATCCCAGGGCCTAGGGTAGTACCTAGACCCTCAATAAACAGGTTGATTTATTAAGCCAGCACGCGAACTAATCACAAAGAAGGGTGGGTCTGGTAGTATTTCTGATTTAAAGTTTATTGTGTTTCAAGCAGCCTCAGGAAGTTTGGAATTTCTCAAATGTCTGATAAACACTGATATTTGTgcaattaaaaatttgtttttaccaAAGATTAATAAATCACCGCTTGATTCCCTCCCACGTTTAAGTTTCTTAGCCTATTTAAACATGGCCAGTCCACTTTTCAGAAATACGTTTGTATAAAATAGCATGTTCCTGTTGTTTCTGTTACCAATTGCTATGGAACAAACTGCCCCTAAATTGAGGAAATTAAAACAACCACCTCTTTAGTTACTCTTCACTCTGTAAGTTAGGAATTTGAGCAGGGCAGAGCAGGGATGGCTAATCTCTATGCCATGATGTCAGGGGCTTCAGCTGGGGTCTGGCTGGGACCGTATCTCTAGAGTCTCAGTTCTGGCTGTCACCTGGGTTCCTCATTCTTGCACATTGACCCTTGACGTGGATAGCAATGGGGTCTCAGGGTTCCAAATGGGAGTGTCAAGAGCAAAAGCCCCGAAACGCAAACACTTATCAGACCTCTGCTTACATCCGAATCACTACTGTCCCATTGGCAAGAACAAGTCACACGGGAGGGGACAACACATTGTGTGAATGCCAGCTGTGATTCACTGGAGGCTGCCAAGGCAACCATCCACCACCTCTGTATTCATATTTGGAAAAACACCTGGAGCCCAAAGCAAAGGTCTACACACTGCACGAATCTGCTCCCTCAGACAGCAATAGTAAACcctaaaaaattctttcttttaaagggaaaatagtaACTTCTATGACCTGAATAGAAATTTCCCTGATGCTTTTGAATTTAATACTGTACCAAGGCAGCCTGAAACTGTGGCAGTCATGAAGTGGCTGAATACAGAGACATTTGTCCTTTCTGCAAACCTCCACGGTGGTGCCCTGGTGGCCAGTTACCCATTTGATAATGGTGTTCCAGGTAAGCAAACTTGGGCCCAGCTCTTGCTTTCTAAGTCCAGAGTGAAACTGCAAACTCTCTGCCTCTGAATGGGGATACACTCTTCCTGTCcccacttaacttctctggcaGGGATAGAAAGAGCCCCGTTCTCTTGACCCCCAGCTATCCTTCCTACAATTTATAAACAGTAGATGGGCAAGGTGGCTGAACTGATAACAACACGGGATTACTTGACATTCATCAGTGAAACAGTGAAATTGGGATTTAAATTAGCCCACAAAAGGCAACACggctaagtaaataaataaataaaactaatcaTGTAAGTAATAGTTCCTGATTCCTCTTAAAACTGTGGGATAAGGTATGTACCAAGGACTTAAAGTATTCGAGTGGCTTCATTTAATCCCTACAGTACCTAAGGAAAGTTTACTGACCTCCAGAAATCAGCAAGGGTGACTAAGAGGGTATTTAACTTTTAAGCTGACTGAGAAGGAGTTTAGACAGGGACATGGTTGTTTTGTGTAATATTGCCTTCTGTATGTCCATTAAAAACTAGGAAGAGGAGTGAAGGGAGTATTCGTGGAAGTGGGTAGAGGATCTCACTAGGAAATTAGAGCCTTTGTGTGTGATGTGATGATGTATGTGCTAATATGGTGTGTGTTTCCTACAGCTATAACTTCAGCTAAAAGGTCTTGGTCTGTCTTTCATGTACAGCCACTGGAACATTATACTCTCGGAGCTTAACCCCTGATGATGATGTTTTTCAATATCTTGCACGTACCTACGCTTCAAGAAATCCCGACATGAGGAAAAGAAACCCATGTAGAACTAAAATAGAGTTTCCTGGTGGAATTGTAAATGGATACTTTTGGTATCCACTCAAAGGTGAGTTTCTCTTCATTCTGCTAGTCTCCTTACTGCCTTCCCCCAGAGGTGCCAGCTGGCCTTCACCCCGGCAGTTGCCAAACGTTAGACACAGTGCAGTCCCTTCAGTCATGTCTCTGTCAGCTAATATCACAGAGCAGTGAGGGGAACTGATCATTTGAGAGATGCTCAGACATGTTCCCCACTGCCACAGCCTCCTAACTTCAGACACTGGTTCAGCATGTACCTTGGAGCTGGGAACTGTGCCAGGAAAGATGAACAGGACACAGATAGTAAGCCCAAGTTTAATAGAGAAGAgcaacatacaaataaataattgtgaTGGCATGTAATGTGAATAAAAGTAGAGATGtagggcttcccttggtggcgcagtggttaagaatctgcctgccaatgcaggggacacgggtttgagccctggtccgggaagatctcacatctCAGttgcacggagcaactaagcccatgcaccacaactactgagcctgcactctagagcccacaatccacaactactgagcctgcgtgccacaactactgaagcccacacgcctagagcccgtgctccgcaacaaggagagccactgtaatgagaagcccgccaccgcatcgaagagtagcccctgctcaccgcaactagagaaagcctgcgcacagcaaggaagacccaacgcagccaaaaaaaaaaagtaaaattttttaaaagtagagatTTAGAAAAGGTACAGTGTATCACAGGGGTGTAAATCCAGAATACATCAGGGAGTAGTGAAGGCCTTAGAGAAATGTAATGCTTATGTCTCATCCAGTGGGGACAGCTGCTACTTAGAACAAGGTAATTATTGCCATGCAGCATTGGGGGGCAATATTGCCAGATCTTCCAGTCTGTGAAGCAAGCTAGATATTTCCATGAAGTCTCCTGATTTTAAAACCACTTTGCAGGCTAAACGAAAGAGCCTTCTAGTTTTTCTCCCTTGGAACAGGACGGCCAGGcgagggagggagtgagaagctgGCCATGTAGGGAACGTGGCGGAGGGGTGTTCTTGTCAGAAGGAATAATATAAGCAGAAGCCCAGGGGTGTCAGAGCGGGGACTAGGCTACagcccctggtggcgcagtggttgggagtccgcctgccgatgcaggggacgtgggttcatgccccggtccgggaggatcccacatgccgcggagcggctgggcccgtgagccatggccgctgagcctgcgcctccggagcctgtgctccgcaacgggagaggccacagcagggagaggcccgcgcaccgcaaagaaaaaaaaaaaaaaaaaatgaagtcagagagaaatacaaaacttgtaagtaaaggaaaagaaaggacagaGTAATTCTTCCTGGCTAAAATCTGTACGTACATAGATATTACTCAATGTTGACATAATATTTTGACCATTTTAtaagtataaattttttttacttcattactTCCCAAATACCCTGATGAAATTGAGAATACATATTTCACTGGGCAGATATCAAGTATAACTAATTAAAATCTGGCAGAGACTACTTCCTTCAAAGTTACCAtatttcttcaaatccaagatGCCACTGATTGTAAAACATGTcccaccaagaaagaaaaaagttgccAGCCAAACTAATAACCCAATGATGTTATTCAGCCATCAAATTTAAGATACTTCCCAattcagagattttaaaatatgaaaagttttGCATCTTAGAAACTATAAAATACGGTTATAACCCTTTGAAAATAGGGTGTTGAGAGGTAAGAACTAGAAAGTGAGCATGGGCAGTGGTAACCCCAGAAGTACCAGGGGCCTGGGTCTTCCCCTGCTCCCTGAGAATCAGCATGGCACCTTCCCTCTCATCCCCAAACGCAGTGCGGTGTGATGGCTGAGAGCATGGGGGCGCTAGGAAGATGGCCTGTGCTCCAGTCTCAGCCGTTCACTGGCAAGAATCCCTGGGCACATGACCTACCATTTGTGATtaagcttcctcatctgtaaaatacgaGTGAtaattactgtgaggattaaatgagtggaTGGTGAAGCTCTTTAAACAGTACCTAGCAAGAGCAAACACTCAGTAAACACTGGCATTATTATTCCTCCAAATTCATATACTTAGCTTTACAGAATAAATGTGTTTATGAATGGtttgtagaaatattttaaaagaaaatatcactCTAGTTTATATctgtttaaaatgtaatttaggaAGAAATGTAACTTGaagaatcctttctttttttttaaataaatttatttttggctgcgttgggtcttcattgctgtgcgtgggctttctctagttgtggcaagcaggggctactcttcgttgtgctgtgtggccttctcattgcagtggcttctcttgttgtggagcacagtctctaggcacacgggcttcaacagttgtggcttgcaggctctagagtgcaggctcagtagttgtggcacacgggcttagttgctctgtggcacgtgggatcttcccagaccagggattgaacctgtgtcccctgcattggcaggcggactcttaaccactgcgccaccagggaaacccttgaaGAATCCTTTTTgtaattgtgatttttaaaaaggacccTTCCTCTACCCCTCGCTTAATTTTGATGGACAGCTAAACATCAGTCAGCTCTGATTCAGTTACCCATATGGGAGTATTTAGGATTGCTTTGTCATGCCTGGATAATAAAATGTCAAGCTCTAATTGTACTTGCTAATATGTCAAATTCATCTTTTCCTGTTTACGTGTACTTTCATTACCACTGTCTGATTCACCTGTCCCCAAGGTACGTGATACTTGGCTTCACTCCAATTTcagaccttaaaaaaaattaaatatgcttGTGTTTAGGTGGAATGCAAGATTACAACTACATCTGGGCCCAGTGTTTTGAAATTACGTTGGAGCTGTCATGCTGTAAATATCCTCGCAAGGAGAAGCTTCCAAGCTTCTGGAACGAAAACAAAGACTCACTGATTGACTATATAAAACAGGTGCACATAGGTTTGTAAGATTTTCTTATTAATTCCTGTTAACACAGAATATAGCATCTGGCAAACCCTCTGGGCTGAGAAAATGCAAGCCCCTATTTATGTTTTCTAGGTATAGCCTCATTTTTAGTACCAGAACAATGGTTCAGAATTCTCTCTGCGTGAACATCTGCAGCCTGTGAGAAGTGCAGCACCTATCGGTTCATGTAAGAGAAAGCATGGTGTGTGTTACTTTAATATGGGGGTGTAAAATCCAGGGTACTTCTAATTTTACAAGTTGAATGACCTGGAAATCTGGCAAAAGATCAGGAACACAGGCTGTTACTCTGTTACATTTATCACCCATTTAGAAAGAAGCCAAGTTTGCCTGTCACTTGCCATATAATATCACAGACCAGAGAACTTTGGACATGccattttgcatttcttctaGAACTGGGGTGGTTACCGAGCACCGTTAGCTTcaacccctcccacccctcaacTCTGCCAAATGACCTGGCATTGGGAGTCTTTGCAGCCTGTTTTTTGATGGCTGTCTGGCCTTTATCACAGATGAGCAGACTTAATGTGACAAGAGTGGTCCTTCTCAAACATGTATAGCAGACTCACCAGGAGGGTTTGTTAAAACGAGATTGccaggccccatccccagagtttctgatttagtggGTCTGGAATGATTAACATCTTCCCTGGTGATGCTGACGCTGCCCGCCCAGGGACTACTCTTCGAAAACCATTGTACTAGAGCAACACATTGCTTGTGATGATGATGGAATCCTCGGCAGGGTGTGGTAGGCTCTTCTGCATTGCCCGGGTTagttatttttctccattgagaacgGCTTGGGGGAGAAAGGTATCAGGAATTAGGGCGACAGTTATGCTACCACATCAAGCCAAAGTGGAGGATGTGTGTTTGTGCTGAAGAGGTTTGCATCGTGGGCCTGCTGCATAATTGCATAATTCCTGGATTTTCTGCATGCTTCACACCAAAGCTTCCCACCTGCTGAAAAGAGATGGAGACGGTTGAGGCAGGGAAAAGTCAGAAGCAGAGGGGTACAGGGCTGAGTGCAAGGAAAATTAGGAGCTTCCCTTGGCCACACATCCCTACCATGGCTACTCCTTCCCCCTTTCATATTTGACTCCCAACCTCTTCACCCCCATGACACAAGTACACAAAGATTATTTTTGAATTGGCAGAGCTGCATCTAACTGGCTGAGACATTTATGGGGTAGGTTGATGGGGGAGATTACGAaatgtcatctttctttttcaccagcatcttaataatttttattaagcttATTATTGggtctttctcctttttcattatgtCACCAGACTTTGTATTCTGGTATGTCTCTACGTGACTTTTCTCATGAGGCACATTTCTACTTTTACTGTACTTCTACCTATATCAACTTTTAGTGTGTACTCTGTCCTTTTCTAAAATTCCTCCTTCAGAAGCATCAGCATGGGAGTGCAACTGAACACGAAATACACTCCATGAACTGCACTGCTATCTTCGGAATTTCAGTCTAGCTGGAAAGGTTATTTACTGAGCCCTGAATTAAGGTGGGCTCTGAAGTATCCTGCTGAAATAACATTGCCAGTGAAGGAGCTTTGTCAACTGTTAAATAACATACAAGTTACAGCCTAACCattgttatttattaatttaaagtgCTTACTAGTCCATTTAACTAGGTTTTATAAAGAATATTCATACATCTACCTATCCCTATAATCAGATGTGCACAGCTTACTTaaaaaaacatatgtatatattaacacATCAACCCTACCCCCTGTGGTTTAAGAcagggtcttttgttttgtttttgttttctagtttaatAATGAAACCCTATTTCAAAACACTGATACAGTGTGGTTACTGTTACTTGATAGAGAGGTTCTCTCCTTATTGGTGCCCAATAGGAAGCCAAAGAGTATCTTTGATTGTGAGTAATGGAAGCAAACATCTTTTTACCGCTATTGCTCTGGTTTAAGAAAATCACTGATGTTTGTCAAGCTGCATCACATTCACTGGTTCAGTGTCACCACTTGCTAAGATGGTCTCTGAGATTTCCAGATGGGTCAAAGTCTCTGGCCTACCTTGTCTGGGAAGGAAAGGCCTCCTGCTGTAATGGAAGGACTAGGCCTAGACGGCGGGAGCCTGGGTAAGGCCTAAGCTGTTCTGTCATCTGCCCCCGTGTGAAACTTTGCAAGCCACTTGTCTCGACTGGTTTTAGTCAACTGATAGCTGGGAGTAATAGCATATGCCTTTTCTCACCCCAGCTTGTTCTACGCCTCCGATGGGGTCATTCTTTCAATTAAATCTCACTGCCAACCTCAATCTAAACTCAGGTCCTTTGGTGCTGTGTTGTCATGCTTAGAGGGTTGACTAGGCTCCTGTTGGGATGAGAGTAAGGCAGACATTAAGTTGAGTGTGAATTCTAGGGATCTGGAATGTCCTGCTTGTTCCCTCTCTGGGGAGAAGCAAAGATGAGCAAGACATGATATTACCTGCTGCTGTTCTCTCCCTTGAACTCCTCAGAGCAGATCTGAACCCAGAGGTTTGGGG
This genomic stretch from Phocoena phocoena chromosome 11, mPhoPho1.1, whole genome shotgun sequence harbors:
- the CPM gene encoding carboxypeptidase M isoform X1 codes for the protein MDCARLWLGLLLPVIAALDFSYHHQPEMEEFLKSISQNYSSITHLHSIGESVEGRNLWVLIVGRFPKEHRIGIPEFKYVANMHGDEAVGRELLLHLIEYLVTSDGRDPEITNLINSTRIHIMPSMNPDGFEAVLKPDCFYNKGRENSNFYDLNRNFPDAFEFNTVPRQPETVAVMKWLNTETFVLSANLHGGALVASYPFDNGVPATGTLYSRSLTPDDDVFQYLARTYASRNPDMRKRNPCRTKIEFPGGIVNGYFWYPLKGGMQDYNYIWAQCFEITLELSCCKYPRKEKLPSFWNENKDSLIDYIKQVHIGVKGQIFDQNGTPLPNVTVEVQDRKHVCPYRTNKFGEYYLLLLPGFYVIEVTVPGHNPHLTEVTIPPKSQNFSALKKDILLPFTGQLDHIPESDPLCPIIPLYRDLQGHSAATKPSLFLFLVTLFHILFK